Proteins encoded in a region of the Haloarcula sp. CBA1129 genome:
- a CDS encoding methyl-accepting chemotaxis protein — translation MASDHYPSVPDQSTAVTEERAVANAQGALDVVQAASETVGEQLAAIDDRAAAQATDAQQIADDVSSLSATIEEIAATATEVSEQSQRATDAANDGREAASDAIESMDEVRELGQAVAAEVADLQDRVDRIADALAGIDRIADQTNMLALNASIEAARASDTTDTDGFAVVADEIKGLAEESQQQAEEIETTLAAVRDATDDTVAQLNEAIDGIDTGAEQVTTAMARLDDVADTVAETAEGIASVSAATDEQATTSEAVAQRCETVSDRAAAIEDDLSEIRAARSEQTAMLDEIDDVLAAAETDRQDRLADAPTVSTGIDGLDDLCGGGLVMGGQAVFRYTDGTQIDGAVAQLCATAVAAGRAVSLTPPPSLDRSTLAAAFAATDRSLDDALDGDALFILDPFGHWDARYNVFDLERTSLAAANETTATRRDAPLVIVGNIQGEIRMMGEQEAREARYENDDGVFEPHDTVVNVINDDAVPETLGAFYSGAADQELTLTRIDGREHLTLTASPRGTVGEKQPVSHLSSPPFLRIRDN, via the coding sequence ATGGCTTCGGATCACTATCCCTCCGTTCCGGACCAGTCGACGGCCGTAACAGAAGAGCGGGCAGTCGCAAACGCACAGGGCGCACTGGATGTTGTGCAGGCGGCGTCGGAAACCGTCGGCGAGCAACTCGCGGCGATTGACGACCGCGCGGCGGCACAGGCGACTGACGCACAGCAGATCGCCGACGATGTCTCGTCGCTTTCGGCCACAATCGAGGAGATCGCTGCGACCGCGACCGAGGTCAGCGAGCAGAGCCAGCGGGCAACGGACGCGGCAAACGACGGGCGCGAGGCCGCATCCGATGCTATCGAGTCGATGGACGAGGTCCGCGAACTGGGGCAGGCGGTCGCCGCGGAGGTGGCCGACCTGCAGGACCGGGTCGACCGCATCGCTGATGCACTGGCCGGCATCGACCGCATCGCCGACCAGACGAATATGCTCGCGCTGAACGCCTCGATAGAGGCGGCGCGAGCGAGCGACACCACCGACACGGACGGGTTCGCTGTCGTTGCAGATGAAATAAAGGGGCTCGCAGAGGAGTCCCAGCAGCAGGCTGAGGAAATCGAAACGACGCTGGCTGCGGTTCGAGACGCCACAGACGACACCGTCGCACAGCTCAACGAGGCCATCGACGGCATCGACACCGGGGCCGAGCAGGTCACCACGGCGATGGCTCGGCTCGATGACGTGGCAGACACCGTCGCGGAGACGGCCGAGGGTATCGCGTCCGTCTCGGCGGCGACCGACGAGCAGGCGACGACGAGCGAAGCGGTCGCCCAGCGGTGTGAGACGGTTTCGGACCGCGCCGCCGCCATCGAAGACGACCTCTCGGAGATACGTGCCGCCCGCTCCGAGCAGACCGCGATGCTGGACGAGATTGACGACGTACTTGCCGCTGCCGAGACCGACCGGCAGGACCGACTGGCGGACGCCCCGACAGTCTCTACCGGAATCGATGGCCTCGACGACCTCTGTGGCGGCGGGCTTGTCATGGGCGGTCAGGCCGTCTTCCGGTACACTGACGGGACGCAGATCGATGGGGCCGTGGCGCAACTGTGCGCGACGGCTGTCGCCGCCGGCCGGGCGGTCTCGCTGACGCCGCCTCCCTCACTGGACCGGTCGACGCTGGCCGCCGCGTTCGCGGCGACCGACCGCTCGCTAGATGATGCACTCGACGGCGATGCCCTGTTCATCCTCGACCCGTTCGGGCACTGGGACGCCCGGTACAACGTGTTCGACCTCGAACGGACCTCGCTCGCTGCCGCCAACGAGACGACGGCTACCAGACGGGACGCCCCGCTGGTCATCGTCGGGAACATTCAGGGCGAAATACGGATGATGGGCGAACAGGAAGCCAGAGAAGCCCGATACGAAAACGACGACGGCGTCTTCGAGCCCCACGACACGGTGGTCAACGTCATCAACGACGACGCGGTCCCGGAAACGCTCGGGGCCTTTTACTCGGGCGCTGCCGATCAGGAACTCACGCTGACACGGATCGACGGCCGCGAGCACCTGACGCTCACGGCCTCGCCGCGTGGCACCGTCGGCGAGAAACAGCCGGTATCACATCTGTCGAGCCCACCCTTCCTCCGGATCCGAGACAACTGA
- a CDS encoding ATP-binding protein yields MFGIDDAGRFTFATEEFAAVLDRTPAELVGTPVEVVVAAEDRETLATARQAVSSASDRTESCQVRFPQSDLAGPVTVELTTATDESIVGSLCRATEVSDPFQYLFDLIQDAVVGFEIVNFVPIVRTVNPAFVETFGYDREEIVGEPLNDYIVPGDRVEEAVDYDQRTASGEVNYAVVSRKTADGCREFIYRGVPYDTTDGRRCGFAMYTDVTDSRRQKRRLRVLHRVLRHNLRNELSVVFGMSEYVRAHAADSSVSLAASRALDAADRLAAVSEKARNVETALDGEADQSVDAAALARSVADSYRPDTPVETALPRQLPVSGGTAVYDALDNLVENAVRHTPDGTTVRITAERAGGDAFVRVLDDGPGIPAVERTVVFDDEDITNLQHGSGLGIWLARWVAEAAGGGIEYDRADGWTTVSVRLPLTDADDVLTLADTAESESEPTPK; encoded by the coding sequence ATGTTCGGCATCGACGACGCTGGTCGGTTCACGTTCGCGACAGAGGAGTTCGCCGCAGTGCTCGACCGGACGCCTGCCGAACTTGTCGGGACGCCAGTCGAGGTGGTGGTGGCGGCTGAGGACCGCGAGACGCTGGCTACGGCGAGACAGGCCGTCAGCAGCGCGTCGGACCGGACCGAGAGCTGTCAGGTGAGGTTCCCGCAAAGCGACCTCGCCGGTCCGGTGACGGTCGAACTCACGACGGCAACTGACGAGTCCATCGTCGGCTCGCTCTGCCGAGCGACCGAGGTGTCCGACCCGTTCCAGTACCTGTTCGATCTCATTCAGGACGCGGTCGTCGGCTTCGAAATCGTCAACTTCGTTCCAATCGTCCGAACGGTCAATCCCGCGTTCGTCGAAACCTTCGGCTACGACCGGGAGGAGATTGTCGGCGAACCGCTCAACGACTACATCGTCCCCGGCGACCGCGTCGAAGAAGCGGTCGACTACGACCAGCGGACGGCCTCGGGCGAAGTCAACTACGCTGTTGTCTCCCGGAAGACGGCTGACGGCTGCCGCGAGTTCATCTACCGCGGCGTCCCGTACGACACGACCGACGGCCGTCGTTGCGGGTTCGCGATGTACACGGATGTGACGGACAGCCGGCGGCAAAAGCGGCGACTCCGGGTTCTCCACCGGGTCCTGCGGCACAATCTCCGGAACGAGCTCTCCGTTGTATTCGGCATGTCGGAATACGTCCGTGCCCACGCAGCCGACTCGTCCGTCTCGCTGGCGGCGTCTCGCGCCCTCGACGCGGCTGACCGTCTCGCCGCCGTCAGCGAAAAGGCCCGCAACGTCGAAACCGCGCTCGATGGAGAAGCCGACCAGTCGGTCGACGCGGCGGCGCTGGCTCGGTCCGTCGCCGACAGTTACCGCCCCGACACACCGGTCGAAACGGCGCTTCCAAGACAACTCCCCGTCTCCGGCGGGACGGCGGTCTACGACGCGCTCGACAACCTCGTCGAGAACGCGGTCAGACACACACCTGATGGTACGACCGTCCGAATCACGGCCGAGCGGGCCGGCGGAGACGCGTTTGTCCGCGTTCTCGACGACGGCCCCGGCATCCCGGCCGTCGAACGGACCGTCGTGTTCGACGACGAAGACATCACCAACCTCCAGCACGGTAGCGGCCTCGGCATCTGGCTCGCACGGTGGGTTGCCGAGGCGGCCGGCGGCGGCATCGAGTACGACCGCGCCGACGGGTGGACGACCGTCTCAGTCAGGCTTCCGCTCACTGATGCAGATGACGTACTCACGCTAGCCGACACCGCGGAATCCGAGTCTGAACCGACGCCAAAGTGA